CGGTGATGAGTTTGAAGTAGATGGTGGGGCTCATCATGGGCACCGTGATCTTGAAGAACTGCTGCATCGGGCTTGCACCGTCCAGGTTGGCCGCTTCGTACAGTTCCTTGGGAATGCCCTGCAGACCTGCCAGGTAGATGATGTATCCCCCTGCTGCGCCCCACATGCTCATGATGATGAGGGCAGGTTTGGCCCAGGAGGGATCTCCGAACCAGAAGGGAGGGTACTTGATGCCAATGGACCTCAGGAAGGTGTTGATGGGGCCAAAGTCAGGGTTGAAGACCCAGAGCCAGAGCAGAAGCACTGCAACCCCGGTCAGCACCTTGGGCAGAAAGAAGATGGTGCGAAACACCCGCTGTCCAGGGATTTTCTGGTTCAGGAGCACCGCAATGGTCAGGCCCACTGCAATGCTGAGGGGCACCGCAAAGACCGCGTAGAAGGCCGTGTTTCCGAGGGAAATCCAGAAGAACTGGTCATCGAAAAAGAGCCTCCTGTAGTTGTCGATGCCGACCCAGCGCATCTGGCTGGTGATGTCGTAGTTGGTGAAACTGGCAAACAGGGAAAACAGCATGGGTCCTGCGGTGAAAATCAGGAATCCGAGCAGCCAGGGCATGATGAACAGGTAGCCTGTCAGGGCCTCCTGCCTTCTGAGTCTGGACATCTTAGCCATGTGTGCCTCCGGGTGTGCGTGTGCCGTGCATGGTTGCGGCCTCCTTCTGGGCAATCCTGATGGGGCACTGGGGTGGACTGGGTCCACCGGCCTTCATCGATCCTCGCTTTATTTACTTAAATATATTAAAAAATTCCGGATTTTGGTATATGCTGTTTTTACAAGACCTTCCCTCACCCCCCGGCAACCCTCTCCCTCCTCGCTGCCAAAGGAGAAATCCCTCTGATGATCACCACTGAAAATCCTGCGAATGTGCTCGCCATCGACATTGGCGGGACCAAACTCGCGATTGGCATCGTTTCAAAAGACGGGGACCTCCTGGCGTCGCTGCGTTGTCCCACTCTGGCCCATGAAGGCCCCGATGCCGTGCTGTCCCGCATTCTGGACCTCAGCCGCACCCTGCTGAAAGACCACCCTGTGACCGCAGTGGGGGTGGGCTGCGGAGGACCTCTGGACGCAGAAAAAGGCATCATCAAAAACCCTCCCAACCTGCCAGGCTGGCTGGATTATCCCCTGGGGGACCTGTTGAGACAGAACCTCGGCCTGCCCGTTTTCATCGACAATGACGCCAATGCTGCAGCCCTTGCCGAGTATCGTTTCGGGGCAGGACGGGGCACCCGGCACATGGTCTACCTGACCCTTTCCACCGGGATCGGAGGGGGCATCATCATCGATGGACGGCTGTACCGGGGCAAGCACGGCAATGCCGGAGAACTGGGGCATATCAGCATCAAACACGATGGCAGGAAGTGCAACTGTGGCAATTCAGGCTGTCTGGAAGCGTATTGCTCGGGAACCTCCATCGCGAAAAGGGCCAGAGAACTTGCTGCCGAGCACCCCGGTTCTGTGCTCGAAAAACTCGCCGGAACCGTTGAAGGCATCCGGGCAGAAACCGTGCTGGAAGCCCTGCGCCAGCAAGACCCCCTCACCACCTCCTTCTGGGAAGAAACGCTGGACATGCTGGCTTCCGGCATCACCAGTGTGATTCATACCTTCGACCCCGAGCGCATTGTGCTGGGTGGAGGCATCACCAACTTCGGCCCCCTGCTGTTTGAACCCCTCAGGGCACGCGTCAACAAGATCACCATCCCAGACCTGAATGCAGGTGTGGACATCGTTCCTGCGGAACTCGGAAACCATGTGGGCATTCTGGGCGCAGCAGCGGTGGCCCTGCAGCATCAGGAACAAGAGGTTCTGGCATGACCCATCAGGACATTTTTGAAAAATACCATTCCGAACACCTTCAGGCCTTCACCGCCCTCCGTGAGCACGCCAGCGAACTTGGTGAGATCGCCCGCACCTGCACGGAAGCCATCCTCTCGGGCAAAAAACTCCTGATCTGCGGGAATGGCGGAAGTGCAGCAGACGCCCAGCATTTCGCAGCCGAACTCACCGGACGCTACCGTCGGGAACGGCATGCCCTCCCTGCGCTTGCCCTCACCACCGACACCAGTGCCCTGACCTGCATTGGCAACGATTACGCCTATGAAGATGTTTTTTCACGTCAGGTGGAAGCCCTGGGCCAGGCCGAAGATGTGCTGATCGGGATTTCCACCAGTGGCACAAGCAAAAACGTCCTGAAGGCCATTGAGGCTGCCCGGAAAAAAGGCCTGAAAACCGTGATGCTCACGGGAGGACGGGAAGGCAGCAGCCCAGTTGCAGACCACACCCTGAAGGTCCCGAGCACCACCACCGCCCACATCCAGGAGATGCACATCTTCTGCATCCACGTGATCTGCGAAAACATTGACGAAGCCGTGCTGGAGAAAAGCAATGCCTGAAACCGACACTGACACTGCCCCTCATACCCCCAACTCCACCCGCAAGAAAGCCGTCTTCCACATGATCGGCAACGCCCACATTGACCCGGTGTGGCTCTGGAACTGGCAGGAGGGGTTTCAGGAAGTGAAAGCCACCTACCGCAGTGCCCTGGACCGCATGAAGGAATACCCCGATTTTGTCTTCACCTGCTCTTCGGCAGCCCATTACGCCTGGGTGGAAGAGAATGATCCTCAAATGTTTAAAGAAATTCAGGATCGGGTGAAAGAAGGCCGCTGGGAAATTGTGGGCGGATGGTGGGTGCAGCCCGACTGCAACCTCCCCTCTGGAGAAGGCTTTGTCCGGCAAGGCCTGATCGGGCAGCGGTATTTTCTGGAGAAGTTCGGCGTGACCGCAAAGGTCGGATACAATCCTGACTCCTTCGGACACACCATCACCCTGCCCCAGATCCTCAAGAAGAGTGGCATGCCCTATTACACCTTCATGCGGCCCGGTCCCCATGAACAGGGCCTCCCCTCCCGGCTTTTCCACTGGGAGTCTCCAGATGGAAGTCGCGTCCTGACCTTCAGGATTCCCTACGAGTACTGCACCTGGGGCAAAAACCTGGAAACCCACATCAAGAAGTGCACCACCGAAATCCCCGATACCAACGAACTGATGGTGTTCTATGGGGTGGGCAACCACGGGGGCGGTCCCACACGCGAAAACATCGACTCGATTGTTCAGCTGAATGAAGATCCCTCACTCCCTGAACTGACCCTCAGCAGCCCCAACCGTTACTTTGCTGCTGTGGAAAAGCGAGAGAAGATCCCGGTCTGGTCTGACGAACTGCAACTTCACGCTGTAGGGTGCTACGCCGCGCACTCAGGCATCAAACAGTGGGTCCGCAAAGCTGAAAACATGCTGATCCGGGCCGAGAAGTTTGCTGCACTGGCCCACCACGTCACCGGACAGCCCTATCCAAAAGCAGAATTCACCCGTGCCTGGAAAAACGTGCTGTTCAACCATTTCCATGACATTCTGGCCGGAACCAGCATCGAGAGCGCCTACGACGACGCCCGCAATGAACTGGGAGAGGCCCTGAGCATCGCCTCGAGGGCCCTGAATTTCGCGGTGCAGAGCATGAGCTGGAAAGTGAACATCCCCATGATCGAGGGCACCAAACCCATCGTGGTGTTCAATCCTCACGCCTGGGACGCAACACTCCCCATCGAGATGGAATACGGCGGCCTGAAGCCCGGAGATGTGCTGACCGACGATCAGGGAAGAGAAGTTCCCTACCAGACGGTGCGCAGCGAGGCCACCGTTTCAGGCTGGCGCAAACGCATCACCTTCATGGCCGACCTGCCTGCTCTGGGTTACCGCACCTTCCGCATGAAACCCGGAGAAGCCCAGGAAGCCAGGGAACCCAGAACCGACCTGACCCTGGAAAATGAGTTCCTGAAAGTCACCTTCGACGAAGAGCTCGGAGGCATTTCCAGCATCTGGGACAAAGAGCAGGGACTGGAAGTGCTCAAAGCCCCTGCGGCCAGAGGGGCCATCTTCACGGACACCTCGGACACCTGGAGCCACGGCATTCTGCGTTACGACCAGCTTGAAGGGTACTTCAGTGGCGAGAGCCTGAAGGTGGTGGAGGAGGGTCCAGTCAAACGCACCATCCGCATCCGTTCGGTGTACCAGAACAGCACCCTGATTCAGGATGTGAGCCTGTTCACTGGTTCCCGCCATCTGGAAGTGAAAGTCACACTGGACTGGCATGAAAAACACAGTGTTCTGAAACTGCTCTTCCCCCTGATGCTGCATTTCCCGCAAGCGACCTATGAAGTGCCTTACGGGACCATCACCCGACCTGCAGACGAAAACGAGAAACCCGGACAGACCTGGCTGGACCTGAGCGGCGTGTACCGGGCCACCGGAAGCATCTACGGGGTGAGCCTCATCAACGACGCCAAGGCCAGTTACAGCATTCAGGACACCTCTCTGGCCCTCACTGTGCTTCGCAGTCCCATCTACGCCCACCATGACCCTTACGTGCCTTCTGAAGAGAAGGACCACCGGTACATGGATCAGGGGGAACAGCGCTTCACCTACCTGCTCCACCCCCACACAGGAACCTGGAGGGACGCCAAGACCGTGCAGCTCAGCCAGACGCTGAATCAGCCTGCAGTCGCCATCATTGAGACCTACCACGATGGTCCTCTGCCCCAGTCCCAATCCTTTGTCAGAGTGGATGCAAAAAACGTGGTCCTCAGTGTGGTCAAGCAGGCTGAGGCAGGCGAGGATCTGGTGCTGAGACTCATTGAGACCAGCGGCCAGGACACTTCTTTCAGACTTGAAGTTCTGGGGCAGTCCTTTGAACATCACATCTGTGGATATGAAATCAAAACCCTGATGCTGAAAAACCAGCAGTTGATCGAGACAGACCTGCTGGAACAGCTTTAAGCACATCAACATCCAGAGTTATCAGAAGTGAGGTGCAAAAGCACCTCACTTTTTCATGCGTTTCTCCATACCACTTCAGGTTTGTGCTCCAGACAGCAAGAGAAGATGAGAAATCAAAATGCAGGACATTCTGATCAAAGTCCTGTAGGAATGTCTACATCCGGCATAACCGGACACACTTAGGGTAAGGCCGTATCACACAGATGCTCTGACTTGCAGGACATCTGATTTGAAAGGAAGGTGTTTTACATGCGTAAATCCAGATGGTTGATTGGCCTTGCCCTGTCTGCGGCACTCACAGCTTCTGCCCAGGCGACAGACCTGCACTTCAGCGCGCTGGCAAAACTGCAGCAAAACAACCAGAATCAAGGAAATCAGGGGAATCAAGGAAACCAGGGCAACCAGGCCACCCAGAACAGTGCCAGAGCCCTGACCCTGACAGACCGCGCATTCATCATGAAAATGGCGATGGGAAACAATTATGAAATTGCTGCTGCACAGCTTGCACTCAACGCCTCGGGCTCGAATGAAGTCAAAAACTTTGCCCAGCACATGATGGATGATCACACCAAGATGGGCCAGCAGTTGCAAAATGCCGTGAAAAACGTTGCTCCTGACCAGACACTGCCCCAGGGCACCAGTGCACGCCACCAGCGTCTGCTGGATCGACTGAAGAATGCGGGCAACCGTTTTGATGCCGAGTACAAGGCCCAGCAGGTGATCGTCCACAAGGAAACGCTCGCGCTGCTCCAGCGGTACATTGCCAGTCCCCATGCGAACGCCACCATCAAAGCTGTGGCACAGAATGCTGTTCCTGTCGTGACCATGCACCTTGAGATGGCCCAGCAACTGCCT
This sequence is a window from Deinococcus cellulosilyticus NBRC 106333 = KACC 11606. Protein-coding genes within it:
- a CDS encoding carbohydrate ABC transporter permease; this translates as MAKMSRLRRQEALTGYLFIMPWLLGFLIFTAGPMLFSLFASFTNYDITSQMRWVGIDNYRRLFFDDQFFWISLGNTAFYAVFAVPLSIAVGLTIAVLLNQKIPGQRVFRTIFFLPKVLTGVAVLLLWLWVFNPDFGPINTFLRSIGIKYPPFWFGDPSWAKPALIIMSMWGAAGGYIIYLAGLQGIPKELYEAANLDGASPMQQFFKITVPMMSPTIYFKLITGISAALQFWEAALIMSEGGKGGPSYSTLFYGLYMWQTAFGDYKMGYASAMAWILLFITLAITLVQNHFSRRWVYYEGEAKE
- a CDS encoding ROK family protein — translated: MITTENPANVLAIDIGGTKLAIGIVSKDGDLLASLRCPTLAHEGPDAVLSRILDLSRTLLKDHPVTAVGVGCGGPLDAEKGIIKNPPNLPGWLDYPLGDLLRQNLGLPVFIDNDANAAALAEYRFGAGRGTRHMVYLTLSTGIGGGIIIDGRLYRGKHGNAGELGHISIKHDGRKCNCGNSGCLEAYCSGTSIAKRARELAAEHPGSVLEKLAGTVEGIRAETVLEALRQQDPLTTSFWEETLDMLASGITSVIHTFDPERIVLGGGITNFGPLLFEPLRARVNKITIPDLNAGVDIVPAELGNHVGILGAAAVALQHQEQEVLA
- the gmhA gene encoding D-sedoheptulose 7-phosphate isomerase; the encoded protein is MTHQDIFEKYHSEHLQAFTALREHASELGEIARTCTEAILSGKKLLICGNGGSAADAQHFAAELTGRYRRERHALPALALTTDTSALTCIGNDYAYEDVFSRQVEALGQAEDVLIGISTSGTSKNVLKAIEAARKKGLKTVMLTGGREGSSPVADHTLKVPSTTTAHIQEMHIFCIHVICENIDEAVLEKSNA
- a CDS encoding alpha-mannosidase encodes the protein MPETDTDTAPHTPNSTRKKAVFHMIGNAHIDPVWLWNWQEGFQEVKATYRSALDRMKEYPDFVFTCSSAAHYAWVEENDPQMFKEIQDRVKEGRWEIVGGWWVQPDCNLPSGEGFVRQGLIGQRYFLEKFGVTAKVGYNPDSFGHTITLPQILKKSGMPYYTFMRPGPHEQGLPSRLFHWESPDGSRVLTFRIPYEYCTWGKNLETHIKKCTTEIPDTNELMVFYGVGNHGGGPTRENIDSIVQLNEDPSLPELTLSSPNRYFAAVEKREKIPVWSDELQLHAVGCYAAHSGIKQWVRKAENMLIRAEKFAALAHHVTGQPYPKAEFTRAWKNVLFNHFHDILAGTSIESAYDDARNELGEALSIASRALNFAVQSMSWKVNIPMIEGTKPIVVFNPHAWDATLPIEMEYGGLKPGDVLTDDQGREVPYQTVRSEATVSGWRKRITFMADLPALGYRTFRMKPGEAQEAREPRTDLTLENEFLKVTFDEELGGISSIWDKEQGLEVLKAPAARGAIFTDTSDTWSHGILRYDQLEGYFSGESLKVVEEGPVKRTIRIRSVYQNSTLIQDVSLFTGSRHLEVKVTLDWHEKHSVLKLLFPLMLHFPQATYEVPYGTITRPADENEKPGQTWLDLSGVYRATGSIYGVSLINDAKASYSIQDTSLALTVLRSPIYAHHDPYVPSEEKDHRYMDQGEQRFTYLLHPHTGTWRDAKTVQLSQTLNQPAVAIIETYHDGPLPQSQSFVRVDAKNVVLSVVKQAEAGEDLVLRLIETSGQDTSFRLEVLGQSFEHHICGYEIKTLMLKNQQLIETDLLEQL
- a CDS encoding DUF4142 domain-containing protein: MRKSRWLIGLALSAALTASAQATDLHFSALAKLQQNNQNQGNQGNQGNQGNQATQNSARALTLTDRAFIMKMAMGNNYEIAAAQLALNASGSNEVKNFAQHMMDDHTKMGQQLQNAVKNVAPDQTLPQGTSARHQRLLDRLKNAGNRFDAEYKAQQVIVHKETLALLQRYIASPHANATIKAVAQNAVPVVTMHLEMAQQLPAGTGNNGGGNNSSGGGNGQ